From one Melospiza melodia melodia isolate bMelMel2 chromosome 4, bMelMel2.pri, whole genome shotgun sequence genomic stretch:
- the LOC134417918 gene encoding uncharacterized protein LOC134417918, with product MPGWQSPRAGNVLEWPQGRLEEPSRERPSGVRSPGSIGRWVAYEARTAPLPPCNHSAIRSRLPPFSLASPRRQASSATAPAALSPPFPAGRASWHGWEGAGRVPGSGTSAGKAQSPLRREGQHLQTSSFRSPLRVRLEGRAWKHKLEEFAGSPPFFVNLGLSGSSAEGARWAQGSVCSHAPPGVSWLLRGPGLRLVPLLDVMPARPPLSRLMRRSGGCVKWRGCLRGAVCRDRLLPPGAPVLGLNKNSPK from the exons ATGCCGGGCTGGCAGAGCCCGCGCGCGGGGAACGTTCTGGAATGGCCCCAGGGCCGCCTGGAGGAGCCGAGCCGCGAGAGGCCGAGCGGTGTCCGGAGCCCGGGGAGCATCGGGCGGTGGGTCGCT TATGAAGCTCGGACCGCCCCGCTGCCGCCATGCAACCACTCAGCGATACGATCCCGCCTGCCTCCATTTTCTCTGGCCTCCCCCCGCAGGCAGGCGTCCTCAGCTACCGCCCCCGCCGCCCTTAGCCCGCCCTTCCCTGCGGGCCGAGCGAGCTGGCACGGCTGGGAGGGTGCGGGACGGGTGCCGGGCAGCGGGACCTCGGCTGGCAAGGCGCAGAGCCCTCTCCGCCGTGAGGGGCAGCACCTTCAGACATCTTCCTTTCGATCGCCCCTTCGTGTTCGCTTGGAGGGCCGTGCGTGGAAACACAAACTGGAAGAGTTCGCCGGCTCTCCTCCCTTTTTTGTAAATCTTGGGCTCTCTGGAAGCAGCGCTGAAGGGGCGCGGTGGGCGCAGGGCTCCGTCTGCTCGCATGCCCCTCCGGGGGTTTCTTGGCTCCTCCGCGGCCCCGGATTAAGGCTTGTGCCGCTGCTGGATGTGATGCCAGCCCGTCCTCCGCTGTCCCGTTTAATGCGCAGGAGCGGTGGCTGTGTAAAATGGCGAGGCTGTCTGCGTGGTGCTGTGTGCAGGGACCGCCTGCTGCCCCCCGGGGCTCCTGTCCTTGGATTGAACAAAAATTCCCCTAAATAG